A genome region from Sphingorhabdus sp. SMR4y includes the following:
- a CDS encoding SDR family NAD(P)-dependent oxidoreductase, with protein sequence MDFADKTAVITGGATGIGLALARQMGRAGARIILFEPREHRLQEAVTTLAADGIDAKYRVGDVGKPEQVEALADFAWAENGRGDIIVNNAGVSGGRKGVLDMDLAEARALYDVNFWGVWHGITAFGKRYQADGLPSAIYTTGSENSLFNALPKTGGAYVSSKHAVLGLMDVLRREAPDNIELGLIIPGWVKSELSELQADEAMDTDEFAATIFKQMQAGEYYLVSHPYNVVRMEERWAEVYGAFEKYAPRHEGDDQMDVQLWVERMRAARKR encoded by the coding sequence ATGGATTTTGCAGACAAGACAGCGGTCATCACCGGCGGTGCGACCGGTATCGGGCTGGCGCTGGCCAGGCAGATGGGCAGGGCAGGTGCCCGGATCATCCTGTTCGAACCGCGCGAGCATCGTTTGCAGGAAGCCGTCACCACGCTGGCAGCGGACGGCATCGACGCCAAATATAGGGTCGGCGATGTCGGCAAGCCGGAGCAGGTAGAGGCGCTCGCGGACTTTGCCTGGGCGGAGAATGGTCGCGGCGATATCATCGTCAACAATGCGGGTGTCAGCGGCGGACGGAAAGGCGTGCTGGACATGGACTTGGCCGAGGCAAGGGCGCTGTATGACGTCAATTTCTGGGGCGTGTGGCATGGCATTACAGCCTTTGGAAAACGCTACCAGGCCGATGGTCTGCCCTCCGCAATCTACACGACGGGATCGGAAAACAGCCTGTTCAACGCCCTGCCGAAAACCGGCGGTGCTTATGTGTCGAGCAAACATGCTGTACTCGGCCTGATGGATGTATTGCGCCGTGAAGCTCCGGACAATATCGAGCTCGGCCTGATCATTCCCGGCTGGGTCAAGTCGGAACTGTCCGAGCTGCAGGCCGACGAAGCCATGGACACGGACGAATTTGCCGCGACCATTTTCAAACAGATGCAGGCGGGCGAATATTATCTGGTCAGCCATCCCTATAATGTCGTGCGCATGGAAGAACGCTGGGCCGAGGTCTATGGTGCCTTCGAAAAATATGCGCCGCGGCACGAGGGCGATGATCAGATGGATGTCCAGCTATGGGTGGAGCGGATGCGCGCGGCGCGGAAGCGCTAG
- a CDS encoding fumarate hydratase — protein MTTTIKTADLIESVADALQFISYYHPMDYIRALGEAYEAEKSPAAKDAIAQILTNSRMCAEGHRPICQDTGIVNVFVKWGMDCRLDDTSQSMQEIVDEGVRRAYLHPENKLRASILADPAFTRRNTKDNTPSVLHVEMVPGDTVSVDVAAKGGGSENKSKFKMMNPSDNIVDWVLEMVPQMGAGWCPPGMLGIGIGGTAERAVLLAKQSLMDPIDMGQLKERGPRNDIEEMRIEIFDKVNALGIGAQGLGGLSTILDVKINDWPCHAAGKPVAMIPNCAATRHAHFTLDGSGPAYLEAPKLDEWPDVNWTPSSEAKRVHLDQLDAAEVATWKHGDRLLLNGKMLTGRDAAHKKIKDMLEAGEELPVEFKGRVIYYVGPVDPVGEEVVGPAGPTTATRMDKFTDMMLEQGLLAMVGKAERGLDTVGSIKKHKSAYLMAVGGSAYLVSRAIKGSRVVGFEELGMEAIYEFEVQDMPVTVAVDAEGQSVHHLAPLVWQEKIRKEGLLEGV, from the coding sequence ATGACCACGACTATCAAGACCGCCGACCTGATCGAGAGCGTCGCAGACGCGCTGCAATTCATCTCTTATTATCACCCGATGGATTATATACGGGCGCTCGGCGAAGCCTATGAAGCAGAGAAATCGCCGGCGGCCAAAGATGCGATTGCGCAGATCCTGACCAATTCGAGAATGTGCGCCGAGGGCCACCGGCCAATCTGTCAGGACACCGGCATCGTCAATGTCTTCGTCAAATGGGGAATGGATTGCCGACTCGACGACACGTCGCAATCGATGCAGGAAATCGTCGATGAGGGCGTGCGCCGCGCCTATCTCCATCCGGAGAACAAGCTGCGTGCCTCGATCCTCGCTGACCCCGCCTTCACCCGACGCAACACAAAGGACAATACGCCGAGTGTGCTGCATGTCGAAATGGTGCCCGGCGACACCGTCTCCGTCGACGTCGCGGCCAAGGGTGGCGGGTCGGAAAACAAGTCCAAGTTCAAGATGATGAATCCGAGCGACAATATTGTCGACTGGGTGCTGGAGATGGTTCCGCAAATGGGCGCCGGCTGGTGCCCGCCCGGTATGCTCGGCATCGGTATCGGCGGCACCGCCGAACGCGCCGTGCTACTCGCCAAGCAGAGCCTGATGGATCCGATCGACATGGGGCAATTGAAAGAACGCGGACCGCGCAACGATATCGAGGAGATGCGCATCGAGATTTTCGACAAGGTCAACGCTTTGGGCATTGGCGCACAGGGGCTCGGCGGGCTCTCCACCATTCTCGACGTGAAAATCAACGACTGGCCCTGTCATGCCGCCGGCAAGCCGGTCGCGATGATCCCCAATTGCGCGGCTACCCGTCACGCCCATTTCACGCTCGACGGCAGCGGCCCGGCCTATCTTGAAGCGCCGAAGCTGGACGAATGGCCGGACGTCAACTGGACCCCGTCTTCGGAAGCCAAGCGCGTGCATCTCGACCAGCTCGATGCGGCCGAAGTGGCGACATGGAAACATGGCGACCGGCTGCTGCTCAACGGCAAGATGCTGACCGGGCGCGACGCTGCGCACAAGAAGATCAAGGACATGCTGGAAGCGGGCGAAGAATTACCGGTCGAATTCAAGGGACGCGTTATCTATTATGTCGGCCCCGTCGATCCGGTGGGCGAGGAAGTGGTAGGCCCGGCCGGCCCGACCACCGCGACGCGGATGGACAAGTTCACCGACATGATGCTGGAACAGGGCCTGCTGGCGATGGTCGGCAAGGCCGAGCGCGGGCTGGACACCGTCGGTTCGATCAAGAAGCACAAGAGCGCCTATCTGATGGCAGTGGGCGGCAGCGCCTATCTGGTGTCGCGCGCGATCAAGGGCTCCAGGGTCGTCGGCTTCGAAGAGCTCGGCATGGAGGCGATTTACGAATTCGAAGTGCAGGACATGCCGGTCACGGTCGCGGTCGATGCCGAGGGGCAGAGCGTGCACCATCTGGCGCCGCTGGTGTGGCAGGAGAAGATCAGGAAGGAAGGTTTGCTGGAAGGCGTTTGA
- a CDS encoding DMT family transporter: MRARDFLLLVLICLIWASNNVLSKIIVDDWAVPPVFYAALRFAVVALVMLPWLLPMPRPAWRILLIGSLMGGGNFALLFIGLQTTSPSSAAIILQLGVPFTLLLSVIMLGERIHWRRGAGIALTLLGVMLVIWRPEGLTLSTGLWFVAAAAFAGSAGAVLMKRVDNVTPFRFQAWVGLVSVITLTLCSALFEEGQWSAAMAVGWPLAGAVLFTALIVSVGAHSAYYSLIRKYEANLLAPLTLITPLATIGLGVWITNDEFDLRMALGAALAIGGVLIVALRPKPATALLVDREQR, from the coding sequence ATGCGCGCGCGAGATTTTCTGCTTCTTGTCCTGATATGCCTGATCTGGGCATCCAATAATGTCCTGAGCAAGATCATCGTCGATGACTGGGCGGTTCCTCCGGTCTTCTATGCGGCGCTTCGCTTCGCGGTGGTCGCGCTGGTGATGCTGCCCTGGCTTCTACCGATGCCCCGGCCGGCCTGGCGGATACTGTTGATCGGCTCGCTGATGGGCGGCGGTAACTTTGCGCTGCTGTTCATCGGGTTGCAGACGACCTCGCCGTCTTCCGCTGCCATCATCCTGCAACTGGGGGTCCCGTTCACGCTGCTGCTGTCGGTTATAATGCTGGGCGAGCGAATCCACTGGCGACGGGGCGCCGGCATAGCGTTGACTCTGCTCGGCGTGATGCTGGTGATATGGCGTCCTGAGGGATTGACCCTGTCAACGGGGCTTTGGTTTGTTGCGGCCGCCGCATTTGCGGGGTCGGCCGGTGCCGTGCTGATGAAACGCGTCGACAATGTCACGCCGTTCCGCTTTCAGGCCTGGGTCGGCCTCGTGTCGGTGATTACGCTCACTCTATGCTCTGCGCTGTTCGAAGAAGGGCAGTGGTCGGCTGCCATGGCCGTTGGATGGCCGCTCGCTGGCGCCGTACTGTTTACTGCGTTGATCGTATCGGTTGGCGCACATTCTGCTTATTATTCACTGATCCGCAAATATGAAGCCAATCTTCTCGCCCCGCTCACGCTGATCACACCGCTGGCGACGATCGGATTGGGTGTCTGGATCACGAATGATGAATTCGATCTGCGCATGGCACTGGGGGCAGCGCTGGCGATCGGCGGCGTGTTGATCGTGGCTCTCAGGCCCAAGCCGGCCACCGCGCTTCTTGTGGACCGCGAACAGCGATAA